AAAACATATATTGGTgcatataaaataattatttttatgtgtTACTTCGAAATCATACaataaaatgaaaagaaaaaagaaaacattaaGTAGGGAAAAAATGAAACCATATCTTTTTCGGCCCAAATGGCCGAACTGTTTTTGACCGTCTATCGCCGATCGGACGGATCTCATCGTATTCCCATGATATAAAAGCACTCAGAAACCCTAACACCATCCACCGCTCTGCCTCCCCCAGCCTCCCTGcagccccgcccgccgccaccgtcgcacGCCatcccaccccccccccccccccccccccccggatcTATACCCGACGGTCGCTCGCAGCAAGGAGCAGACTGGGCGCCTCCGGTCACCGTCCAagcgcctcctccctcgacgTCGGCGGCTCCGCGGCAGCTGTTGCAGGAGCAAGGCGCCCCCACGCTGGCGTCCGAGCCGGCCCTGGTCTCCTCCCCGCCGTGTTGGCTGCGGCGACCGCGCAGGGTGCCAGGCTCTCGGGGCTCGGCGGCTCCCATCTCCACCGCCGTGCGTCTCCACTGCCGTGCCCCCTGCCCCTCCACTGCCGTGACCCCTGTCCAGGTTTGCATTGCTTTCCTTTCTCGATTATCATGCTACTCAATGCAGACATCTCAGCAGAATCGCTTCTTCCGTCATATGTCAGGCTTATTCACATACAAGTAGTAACTCTACTCTCTCACCAGATCTGGTACAGCTCACGCTGCAAAAGGATTAGGATCATGGGCGGTCAGCAAGCACGGACTGGGGTATTAGCATGGAGCTCCTGCATATTGTCCTCCGGTAGTAGGGACAAGAAAACATATTGCAGCATGACATCCTTGTTCCCAGTGACTATGTCAGCATGTTCTGTGGTCATAGATCAGAGGTGAGATTTAATTTCTGGTAAGCATGTTGCGTGGAATTTTGGATCTCTGACCTCTGTATTTTCAGGTTTTGCAACACAGCTAATGGAAATGTTCTGAACTCAATAGACACAGGCAGCCAGGCAAGTCATGGTTCTGAATGCAAATGACCTCAGTGCTATGTTCTACTGTGGTTCTGACATCCTCATcattctctttctctttccgGGAGATACTTCAGTGAGTTCCCTCTTCAGTACAGTAAGGCCCATGTGATACTCCAGACAGCATTGCACTAAATAACTGCACGCTCTTCGTCCTGCTTGGCTGCCATTTCACTTGCAACACTTGCATATATAGGACCTGGGAACACACGATGATCTTTCTATTTAAGCATAGAGGTGAGATGGAAATGGTTCTCAAACTCAAAGAACCCAGCAACCGAGGGGATCAAGGAGCTAGACGGCCGGGGCAAGGGCCATGTATCATCAGTACGATTCCAAACACTAGGGTTGCATCGTTCTGTTGTGTGTGCCCACCAGATCGAATTGGCATGGCAGGAATATGAGGCCTTGGGAAATGTGGCGGTGCATGCTGATAGGATATTTCAGGGGTAGCACTTCAAAATGGTTCGGCAATAATATATCGTCTGCTGATGTGTCGTCAGCCACATCAAATCAATCCGCAGTTGTTACAACAAATTCAGATCCTAGTACTTTAGTTTCTGCTAGTGCTCCTATTCCCTACCTCACTAGCTTGGCA
This portion of the Panicum virgatum strain AP13 chromosome 2N, P.virgatum_v5, whole genome shotgun sequence genome encodes:
- the LOC120662428 gene encoding proline-rich receptor-like protein kinase PERK9; translated protein: MESGMPEWPASASLQPRPPPPSHAIPPPPPPPPPGSIPDGRSQQGADWAPPVTVQAPPPSTSAAPRQLLQEQGAPTLASEPALVSSPPCWLRRPRRVPGSRGSAAPISTAVRLHCRAPCPSTAVTPVQIWYSSRCKRIRIMGGQQARTGVLAWSSCILSSGSRDKKTYCSMTSLFPVTMSACSVVIDQRFCNTANGNVLNSIDTGSQ